One Coffea eugenioides isolate CCC68of chromosome 2, Ceug_1.0, whole genome shotgun sequence genomic window, TCTGTTCTTTGTCCTATTTTTCTATTTaagatgaaaattttgatgACTTGGAACTGTATCATATTGCTGCTCCCATTAGTTGCATGTAAAACAGAGGAGAGTTGGAGTTTAGTTTATCTGGGATTACACAACAGAGAGATAGTATATTCTTTTGCAGTTTGAAGCTGGCCGGGATTGGGTGGGTGAATGGTTTCGTTGGGGAGGAAGAGATGGAATTGGATTTCATTTTGACTATGAGATTGTTTATTAATTTAGCTGTAGCCTTTAGCTGGGTCCGTTTCTTGAAAGTGATTCATGTGCTGAGCAATTTGAAATGGGTTAAAGTGTTTTTCCATATTACaagcaaattttcttttctcagcTAATGCTGTGGTAAATTGCAGGAATGTTGCATTTGCCTTTGTACATACGATGATGGAACTGAACTGCGTGAACTTCCTTGCCGTCATCATTTTCACAGTGCCTGCATAGAGAAATGGTTGTACATTAACGCCACCTGTCCTCTATGCAAGCTCAATATTCTGAAGAATGGCAACCTGAGCGGTAGTGAAGAAGCATGATCTAGATACATCAGCGGTTGCTTCTCATTTTGCACGTGTAAATGAGTGCTGACATCTTTTGGAGCTAATGCTTCTTATGTATTGCATTGTAACTGCATGTTGTATTTGTGCTTGTTTTGGTATGTATGCTTATTTTGATGTGCTTAATGTATAGGGGATCCATTACTTGTGGACGAACTCAGTTGTAGTGCTGGTACAGAGATGAGAGCGCTATCCTATGTTCTTTTCTCTTCATCGTCCTCTTCCCCTTGTTAATGGCAAAATTCCTAATTGTCTAGTTGCCTTTTTAACTTCTTTATGGAatattcctttttttctttttattattgtgACTAAAACCTTGCACCAGCTTGATGTGTGAGCGCCAATGGTGCAAACAGCGAGACAGATATTGAGCCGACTGCAATGGGCTTTTAGTTGTTGGGTAGGTGGTAAAATAGTTATCTTCTATACTTGACGGGAGAGGTAGTTAGGTTTACTGATTTATTAACTATAGAATGCAAAgtgatttatttgattttttaacatcccaaaagacaaaaataaataaataaataaataaataaaaaccaTTGGTCTTCTGTCTCTCTTGGAATTTAGCAGGATAACTCCTAAACTCCCACTTCTCCGTTGCGAAAAGGAGGGAGACTAGGCCAGTTAAAAGGGAAGGAAAACATTAACGCCTTTCAAAGTGCATTTTTCGTTCCATCGTCCAAGGAAAATTTTCGATTTTCTAAATTAGCATACAAACTACCAGATGCATGCTCAGGAGTGCTTACCTTTGCCTTCTCCATCCTCTTTATACTTCTCACAGCATCATTTTTCAATACCATACCTCGGATTATTATACTATCACGCAGACGACCACCGAAGAGCTTTGCAACTCTGACATTGTGCACATTAAAGTTCGCCGGGTTCTTTGGGCAAACTTGGATGAATGCCTGTGTTGCAAATACATCACACAATTCATGACAAGGGAAGAATCGCAACCGAGGCACTAACAACAGCAGAGTTAGCAATATTTACCTGAGCAACAATACGGCATAAAATATCCTCTTGACCAAAATGTTTGCTAGCAACAGCAGCTTTCATGCGAGAAATAACTTGAGCAATA contains:
- the LOC113760329 gene encoding T-complex protein 1 subunit theta-like, whose translation is MDKLVINHLDKLFVTNDAATIGNKLEVQHLAAIFLVLAGKAQQEEFGVDANLCVSFARELLQNVENLIRMTTQVLEELVEAGLDIAQVISRMKAAVASKHFGQEDILCRIVAQAFIQVCPKNPANFNVHNVRVAKLFGGRLRDSIIIRGMVLKNDAVRSIKRMEKAKVSTPEHASGSLYANLENRKFSLDDGTKNAL